From Etheostoma cragini isolate CJK2018 chromosome 17, CSU_Ecrag_1.0, whole genome shotgun sequence, one genomic window encodes:
- the rtkn2a gene encoding rhotekin-2: MDDPRCVQTSKRNGSSRSFLSAGSAVAMEIKRKKIRQSTLFLQTENTKMQEKLDFEIRMREGAYKLLLACSKREQVLNASKNLLTCNARIKAYLTQLQKKKEEQDMMGNVMRFSDPISDARVPCKGKIAMSGLRIPLMWRDSAYFNNRGSSRRVALFCLMQIGSEVFDTEMVVVDRSVTDICFEGVTVFKEVVPQFELKVELWSCALEEELTMVNTPKKLAKKLRNSFGKTAGKKLCPLLDSPDPDTFLQYNPIPFGAKYNLLAYTTLCLPEAEGSFQSHSLIVLQDAEWSSWLPLYGNLCCRLVAQPACMTQSMMTGYLSQKQSVEGMYHCCSLYCVLSSGLLSCYFTPEEIDAKVQPTLTVPINKDTRIRVMEKETGGHKSRSLSIINPSPDGSETIVFTTETNEELEDWLDALRQHLYDQSQWLHCCNQLMKIEVASPRKPSLFLTKQPDSVYNDLSINSPGKFESITDMIHNKIEETDGHFLIGCEEEKEAPNWSTLFDGSHSVVVQKGILSQSKTSTPCTSPTPNTSSMSTGNKKRRAPPPPSDREPNAPPSRPARPPLPASLHHHPPLPPSHQEKENSGTCTSRPATRSKTGRPSLDAKFSAIIQQLQRSNAGGAGALSRKNAPLGVLDVQPQSQPQPPLQQLEYQSHPTQHPEATGEHGFLRPSHGPGPIPAPRSKLRKSFRERMNLKAL, from the exons ATGGACGACCCGCGTTGTGTTCAAACTTCCAAGCGAAACGGTAGTTCCAGGTCGTTTTTATCAGCCGGTTCCGCAGTGGCTATGGAGATTAAACGGAAGAAAATACGACAGAGTACATTATTTCTCCAAACTGAG AACACTAAAATGCAAGAAAAGCTTGACTTTGAGATCAGAATGCGGGAGGGTGCCTACAAGCTGCTACTCGCCTGCAGTAAGAGAGAACAGGTGCTTAACGCCTCCAAGAACCTGCTGACCTGTAACGCCAGGATCAAGGCTTATCTCACAcagctgcagaagaagaaagaggagcaGGACATGATGGGAAATGTCATGAG attTTCAGATCCAATTTCAGATGCCCGTGTGCCCTGTAAAGGGAAAATTGCAATGTCTG GGCTGCGCATTCCTTTGATGTGGAGGGATTCAGCCTACTTTAACAACAGAGGGA GCTCCCGCCGAGTGGCCTTGTTCTGTCTGATGCAGATTGGCTCAGAGGTGTTTGACACAGAGATGGTGGTGGTGGACAGATCAGTCACTGACATCTGCTTTGAGGGAGTCACCGTCTT TAAAGAAGTAGTTCCTCAATTTGAGCTGAAGGTGGAGTTGTGGAGCTGTGCCCTGGAGGAAGAGCTCACAATGGTGAATACACCGAAAAAACTGGCCAAGAAGCTCCGTAACTCCTTTGGAAAGACCGCTGGGAAGAAGCTATGCCCTCTGCTGGACAGTCCAGACCCTGACACCTTCCTGCAGTACAACCCTATACCCTT TGGAGCCAAATACAACCTGCTGGCCTACACTACACTATGTCTGCCTGAGGCTGAAGGCAGCTTTCAGTCTCACTCCCTCATTGTCCTCCAAGACG CTGAGTGGTCATCCTGGCTTCCGCTTTATGGCAACCTCTGCTGCCGGTTGGTGGCCCAGCCAGCCTGCATGACACAGAGCATGATGACTGGCTACCTGAGCCAGAAG CAAAGTGTGGAGGGCATGTACCACTGCTGCAGTCTTTACTGTGTGCTGAGTTCCGGCTTACTGTCCTGTTACTTCACACCGGAAGAAATTGATGCTAAAGTGCAGCCCACTCTCACTGTACCCATCAACAAG GACACGCGGATCCGTGTGATGGAGAAGGAGACAGGAGGCCACAAATCCAGAAGTCTGTCCATCATCAACCCTTCACCAGACGGGTCTGAGACCATCGTCTTCACCACAGAAACCAACGAGGAGCTGGAGGACTGGCTGGATGCCCTCCGCCAGCACCTCTATGATCAga GCCAGTGGCTGCACTGCTGCAACCAGCTAATGAAGATCGAGGTCGCGTCACCACGGAAACCTTCACTCTTCCTCACCAAGCAGCCCGACTCTGTTTACAATGACCTCA GCATAAATTCACCTGGCAAGTTTGAAAGCATCACAGACATGATCCACAATAAGATAGAGGAGACAGATGGCCACTTTCTTATTGGTTgtgaagaggagaaggaagcGCCTAATTGGTCCACTCTGTTTGACGGGTCCCATTCAGTGGTGGTGCAGAAGGGTATTCTGTCCCAGAGCAAAACCTCCACACCTTGTACAAGCCCCACTCCCAACACCAGCTCTATGTCCACTGGCAACAAGAAGCGACGTgccccaccccctccctctgACCGAGAGCCTAATGCTCCTCCCAGCCGTCCCGCCAGACCTCCCcttcctgcttctcttcatcatcatcctcctcttcctccctcacaCCAGGAGAAGGAGAACTCCGGCACTTGCACTTCCCGCCCGGCCACAAGATCCAAAACTGGCAGACCATCTCTGGATGCCAAATTCTCTGCCATCATCCAGCAGCTCCAGCGGAGCAACGCTGGGGGAGCTGGTGCCCTCAGCCGGAAAAACGCTCCACTGGGCGTCCTCGATGTACAACCACAAAGTCAGCCTCAGCCTCCTCTCCAGCAGCTGGAGTACCAGTCACACCCTACCCAGCACCCTGAAGCCACGGGTGAACATGGCTTCCTCAGACCAAGTCACGGTCCTGGTCCTATTCCTGCACCAAGGAGCAAACTGAGGAAGTCTTTCAGAGAGAGGATGAACCTTAAAGCCCTGTGA